A genome region from Triticum aestivum cultivar Chinese Spring chromosome 2B, IWGSC CS RefSeq v2.1, whole genome shotgun sequence includes the following:
- the LOC123040715 gene encoding probable pectinesterase 66 has translation MGCHRTVSLVVLVLVLLLQWPALSSAWAPVSRTITVDSDGRGDFRSVQSAVNLVPNGNREWVRIHVRAGRYREKVTIPKEKGYILLEGEGHSSTEIYFDDHAHGSTDRLMRRGADAMQTYETATFSVHANDFVARDIAFTNTHNSVNKSRVTQALAALVDGERIAFHRCAFSGFEDTLCDNTGRHYFRECVIKGGVDFIFGYARSIYDGCTLVSNIPRRYGRGRAGWVTAHAGQHAGDPGGFVFKGGELRGTGRQYLGRAWNKYATVVYYHVNMSSVVVPRGWAPWHAGNETNDVLFAEVGCTGPGSDMAGRVPWEKHLTETEVEKFVDMSFIDDGWLSKQP, from the exons ATGGGGTGCCATCGTACTGTTAGTTTGGTCGTGCtcgtgctcgtgctgctgctccagTGGCCGGCGTTGAGCTCTGCGTGGGCGCCGGTGTCGAGGACCATCACCGTGGACAGTGATGGGCGAGGGGATTTCAGGAGCGTTCAGTCGGCGGTGAACCTCGTCCCGAATGGCAACCGCGAGTGGGTCAGGATCCACGTCCGGGCAGGGCGGTACAG GGAGAAGGTGACCATCCCAAAGGAGAAAGGCTACATCTTGCTGGAAGGGGAGGGCCACTCGAGCACCGAGATCTACTTCGATGACCACGCCCACGGCAGCACCGACCGCCTGATGCGCCGCGGCGCCGACGCGATGCAGACGTACGAGACGGCCACCTTTAGTGTCCACGCCAACGACTTCGTTGCCCGGGACATCGCCTTCACCAACACGCACAACAGCGTCAACAAGAGTCGCGTCACCCAAGCGCTCGCGGCGCTGGTCGACGGTGAACGGATCGCCTTCCACCGTTGTGCCTTCAGCGGCTTCGAGGACACGCTCTGCGACAACACCGGCCGGCACTACTTCCGTGAATGCGTCATCAAGGGCGGCGTCGACTTCATCTTCGGCTACGCCCGGTCCATCTACGACGGCTGCACCCTCGTGTCCAACATACCCCGTCGGTACGGCCGCGGCCGTGCCGGGTGGGTGACGGCGCACGCCGGGCAACACGCCGGCGACCCCGGAGGTTTTGTGTTCAAGGGCGGGGAGCTCCGAGGCACCGGGCGCCAGTATCTCGGACGCGCGTGGAACAAGTACGCCACCGTCGTCTACTACCACGTGAACATGTCCAGCGTCGTCGTCCCGCGGGGTTGGGCTCCGTGGCACGCCGGCAACGAGACTAACGACGTCCTGTTTGCTGAGGTTGGGTGCACGGGGCCGGGGTCAGACATGGCTGGGAGAGTGCCGTGGGAGAAGCATCTGACCGAGACGGAGGTGGAGAAGTTTGTGGATATGAGCTTCATCGACGACGGTTGGCTAAGCAAGCAGCCATAG